A single Anopheles funestus chromosome 2RL, idAnoFuneDA-416_04, whole genome shotgun sequence DNA region contains:
- the LOC125774737 gene encoding uncharacterized protein LOC125774737, with product MCVCICVLPSFEYFEFSEYQQASTNHYTDKPCATNSAVSAYTSTHQRASSRSSASVGYDHTKVKDYYRRHQHTATDQHVYSRDTRQTAFEHRRPLRASSTYHSAYYYGSTQGLGHSSHLGESASRDVTSTSDIASQRQRRSYYHERLTTGTRHDRTARDVRKSPNVPEQAQSLSVERTEWRTRDWARIKRTSPVVVCEVEDDTSSGKHSIGRGSSVAQATTSVTESTSSREESKSLRTSDRTSQLQLSTSDVHMSESDRTGSKRSQTYPYHYRMDTFATTQRVESFSSLEMYQPIVQTVLRDRLVKRGSNLILVCSFWGINCEIEWVHNYTKINNGAKYRISRHQGMSILEIYDITHQEAGMYKCVVRNDCGEDVTNCCILVLDHIRLSSTKQTRPDRHTLTRRY from the exons atgtgtgtgtgtatatgtgtctTACCATCTTTCGAATATTTTGAATTCTCAGAGTACCAGCAGGCTAGTACAAATCACTACACAGACAAACCGTGTGCTACTAATAGCGCTGTCAGTGCATACACCAGCACCCATCAGCGAGCTTCCTCACGATCGTCGGCGAGTGTCGGTTACGATCACACCAAAGTCAAAGACTACTACAGAAGACATCAACATACCGCCACCGATCAGCATGTGTACAGCCGCGATACCAGGCAAACGGCCTTCGAGCACCGTCGGCCATTGCGTGCGTCGAGCACCTATCACAGCGCGTACTATTATGGCTCGACCCAGGGGCTTGGCCACTCGAGCCATCTTGGCGAGTCGGCGAGTCGTGATGTAACAAGCACTTCAGACATCGCGAGCCAGCGACAGAGACGCAGCTACTATCATGAGCGGTTGACGACCGGAACGCGCCACGATAGAACGGCACGAGATGTACGGAAATCGCCGAACGTTCCGGAACAGGCGCAAAGTTTGTCGGTGGAGCGAACCGAATGGCGGACGCGCGATTGGGCTCGCATCAAGCGTACCAGTCCAGTGGTAGTGTGTGAGGTGGAGGATGATACCAGTAGCGGCAAACACTCGATTGGCAGGGGCAGTAGTGTCGCGCAAG CCACTACCAGCGTTACCGAATCTACTTCATCCCGCGAAGAGTCTAAATCGTTGCGGACCTCCGACCGTACCTCACAGCTGCAGCTATCCACGTCTGACGTCCACATGTCCGAATCGGATCGAACGGGCAGCAAACGGTCACAAACCTACCCGTACCATTATCGGATGGATACGTTCGCCACAACACAGCGCGTCGAAAGTTTCTCCTCGCTGGAAATGTACCAACCGATCGTACAAACTGTGCTGCGCGATCGGCTTGTAAAGCGTGGTTCGAACCTAATTCTTGTCTGCTCATTCTGGGGCATAAACTGTGAGATCGAATGGGTACACAACTATACGAAAATTAACAACGGTGCAAAGTATCGCATCTCGCGCCACCAGGGCATGAGTATACTGGAGATCTACGACATTACGCATCAGGAAGCGGGCATGTACAAGTGCGTGGTGCGGAACGATTGCGGTGAAGACGTTACCAACTGCTGTATTCTGGTGCTGGACCACATACGGTTGTCGTCGACAAAGCAAACGAGACCCGATCGCCATACGTTGACGAGACGTTACTGA